In Chiloscyllium punctatum isolate Juve2018m chromosome X, sChiPun1.3, whole genome shotgun sequence, the following are encoded in one genomic region:
- the LOC140471301 gene encoding keratin, type II cytoskeletal 8-like, with protein sequence MTSHTIITTSSSSSRKSGGLGTRGSMYGSGISSNLNRLGSGGISQSSRRAQSVVLGPTQRISASRFSTGSRMSGIGSSRISGMGVGLGGRMGLGGMSSQGLIQRTAALDLNAPLPQIDTSQNVIRLQESQQLQGLNDQFVDFLHKVRHLEQVNTQLSIKLKLLQDQGEYKSNIENMFQSYIDNLRNQLDTLRQEKERFDAELLQMQGLVEDYKSRYEDEINKRTEMENEFVLVKKDVDDSYMSKVELEAKLEALTDEIEFLRTIYEEELRELQAQIQNTCVNVQLEGGPRLNVQELLDIARKQYEACAQQSREDAEVWKRTKMQELSMAAGQGGDDINALKVEIKQTTDQIRRMNADIDNLKKERVRLEEAIREAEDRGEMSLKDCKLRISELEEAILKAQHELSAQCKEYERLMSIKLALDIEIGTYMKLLETEESRMACGVKTLNIQQVQSQGGMQQGMGLGSGSSAFQTSLNLGVSNRSMSSGQSSYQVTSTGLSQQGFI encoded by the exons ATGACATCgcacaccatcatcaccaccagcAGCAGCTCCAGCAGGAAGAGCGGAGGGTTAGGAACTAGAGGGAGCATGTATGGATCCGGGATTTCCTCCAACCTCAATCGGTTGGGAAGCGGAGGGATTTCTCAATCATCCAGGCGGGCCCAAAGTGTTGTCCTGGGACCAACACAGAGGATCTCAGCCTCCAGGTTCTCCACTGGCTCTCGGATGTCCGGCATCGGCAGCAGCAGAATAAGTGGAATGGGAGTGGGCCTCGGGGGCAGGATGGGCCTCGGGGGAATGAGTTCCCAGGGGCTGATCCAGAGAACCGCTGCCCTGGACCTGAACGCGCCTTTACCCCAAATCGACACCAGCCAGAACGTTATCCGCTTGCAGGAGAGCCAGCAGCTCCAGGGACTCAACGACCAATTCGTTGATTTCCTTCACAAG GTTCGGCACTTGGAACAGGTCAATACTCAGCTGAGTATCAAACTGAAACTTCTGCAGGATCAAGGCGAATACAAATCCAACATCGAGAACATGTTCCAGTCCTACATTGATAATCTGAGGAACCAACTGGATACACTTCGCCAGGAGAAGGAGAGGTTCGATGCTGAACTGCTCCAAATGCAAGGTCTGGTCGaggactacaagagcag ATACGAAGATGAGATCAACAAACGCACAGAAATGGAGAATGAGTTTGTCCTGGTCAAGAAG GATGTCGATGACTCGTACATGAGCAAGGTGGAGCTGGAAGCGAAACTGGAAGCCCTGACCGATGAAATTGAATTCCTGCGGACTATCTATGAGGAG GAACTCCGGGAGCTCCAGGCCCAGATTCAGAATACATGTGTCAACGTGCAATTGGAGGGTGGTCCGAGGCTCAATGTGCAGGAGCTCTTGGACATCGCCAGGAAACAGTATGAAGCTTGTGCCCAGCAAAGCCGCGAAGATGCGGAAGTTTGGAAACGGACCAAG ATGCAGGAACTGTCCATGGCGGCTGGACAAGGTGGCGATGATATCAATGCACTGAAGGTCGAGATAAAGCAGACAACAGATCAGATCCGGAGAATGAATGCAGACATTGATAACCTGAAAAAAGAG CGTGTGAGACTGGAGGAAGCAATCCGGGAAGCGGAGGACCGCGGTGAGATGTCTCTGAAAGATTGTAAGCTTCGGATTTCGGAACTGGAAGAAGCCATTCTCAAAGCTCAGCATGAGCTTTCCGCACAATGCAAGGAATACGAACGGCTGATGTCCATTAAGCTTGCATTGGACATTGAAATTGGCACCTACATGAAACTACTGGAGACAGAAGAGTCGAG GATGGCATGTGGGGTAAAAACCCTCAACATCCAGCAAGTACAGAGTCAAG GCGGTATGCAGCAAGGTATGGGCTTGGGAAGTGGATCATCTGCCTTTCAGACCTCGCTGAATTTAGGTGTGAGTAACAGGTCGATGTCGAGTGGACAAAGTTCCTATCAAGTGACGAGCACAGGACTGAGTCAACAAGGGTTCATTTAA